The Pseudomonadota bacterium genome has a window encoding:
- a CDS encoding TIGR01777 family oxidoreductase, giving the protein MASIVICGASGLVGSLLGRQLHERGDSVIVVGRDSEKLRREFPYGAAHLTWAELEQLQPNEVATLVNLAGAGVMEKRWDEGYKDVMMDSRLISTEACANICAQNPQIDLINASSVHTYGVHPTDHSPFVEGDLPSTGKDCFLYEMARRWEGATLPAVESGARVVTLRIGVVLSPEGGALIETAKPFKLYLGGRHGTGKQIMSWISLRDLVNAIVFLVYNRDVEGPVNMVSPAPCTNSEFARALGAALGKSSFLPMPSPVVRAVMGQAGLELVLLGQRVLPEKLLGAGFRFQDREIHQALREMF; this is encoded by the coding sequence ATGGCAAGCATCGTGATTTGCGGCGCCAGCGGCCTTGTCGGTTCGCTTCTGGGCCGTCAGCTGCATGAAAGGGGCGACAGCGTGATTGTCGTGGGCCGGGATAGCGAGAAGCTCCGTCGTGAATTCCCCTACGGAGCCGCTCATTTAACTTGGGCTGAGCTGGAACAATTGCAGCCAAATGAAGTTGCGACGCTAGTCAATTTGGCGGGAGCGGGCGTGATGGAAAAACGCTGGGATGAAGGCTACAAAGATGTGATGATGGATAGCCGGTTAATTTCGACCGAAGCTTGTGCCAATATCTGCGCTCAAAACCCCCAAATTGATCTCATCAATGCATCTTCGGTGCACACATATGGAGTTCATCCAACTGATCATTCGCCTTTCGTTGAGGGCGATTTGCCGTCCACGGGGAAAGATTGTTTCTTGTATGAGATGGCAAGAAGATGGGAGGGGGCGACTCTGCCGGCTGTTGAAAGCGGCGCTAGAGTTGTCACACTGAGAATTGGAGTGGTCTTGTCGCCTGAAGGTGGCGCCCTGATTGAAACTGCTAAACCCTTCAAATTGTATCTAGGGGGCCGGCATGGCACCGGCAAACAGATCATGTCTTGGATTTCATTGCGCGACCTTGTGAATGCCATAGTTTTTCTGGTCTACAACAGAGACGTCGAGGGGCCTGTGAATATGGTTTCGCCTGCGCCTTGCACAAATTCAGAGTTTGCCCGCGCTCTTGGGGCTGCCCTTGGAAAGTCGAGCTTCCTCCCCATGCCTAGCCCAGTAGTGCGCGCAGTGATGGGGCAGGCAGGGCTTGAGCTTGTGCTTCTGGGTCAGCGAGTCCTGCCGGAAAAACTCCTTGGAGCTGGTTTCCGATTTCAGGATCGGGAAATTCACCAAGCTCTAAGAGAAATGTTCTGA
- the rpoZ gene encoding DNA-directed RNA polymerase subunit omega, whose amino-acid sequence MARVTVEDCVDKVTNRFDLVLLAAQRAREISGGDELTIDRDRDKNPVVALREIAEETIKPDDLEESLVQSLQKVQLDDDDTPDEIGSLSKSAEALRLTASAPTRTTSISTDFDG is encoded by the coding sequence ATGGCGCGCGTTACCGTTGAAGATTGCGTAGATAAGGTCACCAACCGGTTCGATCTGGTTCTTTTGGCGGCCCAGCGTGCGCGCGAGATTTCCGGCGGCGACGAACTGACCATCGACCGCGACCGCGATAAGAACCCGGTGGTGGCACTGCGCGAAATCGCCGAGGAAACCATCAAGCCCGACGATCTGGAAGAAAGCCTGGTGCAGTCGCTGCAAAAGGTCCAGCTCGACGATGACGATACGCCGGACGAGATCGGCTCGCTGAGCAAGTCGGCCGAAGCCCTGCGCCTCACCGCCTCGGCCCCGACCCGGACGACATCGATCAGCACCGATTTCGACGGCTGA
- a CDS encoding methyltransferase — protein MSLSKSADAPLLVRAKRRLTRMLGPWGVFFKGFLKHPVMVGSVIPSSRFTIAKMLAPVDWDNTRLFVEYGPGIGTFCQPVLDRLRRDGTLIVIDTNPDFIAYLQRTITDSRFHAVHGSAADVAGIIGSFGFDKADYVLSGLPFSTLPEGVGPAIGKATGEVVRPGGAFLVYQFSAKCRDYMEPWFDRIDQGFEFWNILPCKLFWGWKAEDDASGKPENH, from the coding sequence ATGAGCCTGTCCAAATCCGCAGATGCACCTTTACTGGTGCGCGCCAAACGCAGGCTGACCCGGATGCTCGGCCCCTGGGGTGTGTTCTTCAAGGGCTTTCTCAAACATCCGGTGATGGTCGGTTCGGTCATTCCCTCATCGCGCTTTACCATCGCCAAGATGCTTGCTCCGGTCGACTGGGACAATACCCGGCTGTTCGTCGAATATGGTCCGGGCATCGGCACCTTCTGCCAGCCGGTGCTTGATCGGCTGCGCCGCGATGGCACGCTGATCGTGATCGACACCAATCCCGATTTCATCGCCTATCTGCAGCGCACCATTACCGACAGCCGCTTCCATGCGGTGCACGGTTCCGCCGCCGATGTCGCCGGGATCATCGGTTCCTTCGGTTTCGATAAGGCCGATTATGTGCTGTCCGGCCTGCCTTTTTCGACCCTGCCCGAAGGTGTTGGCCCGGCGATTGGCAAGGCAACTGGCGAGGTTGTGCGTCCCGGCGGGGCGTTTCTGGTCTATCAATTCTCGGCCAAATGCCGCGATTATATGGAGCCCTGGTTTGACCGGATCGACCAGGGTTTCGAGTTCTGGAATATATTGCCGTGCAAGCTGTTCTGGGGCTGGAAGGCCGAAGATGACGCATCCGGGAAACCGGAGAATCATTGA
- a CDS encoding MFS transporter, giving the protein MDAPRKTETPSSILAGTTVPRDRMAVLFLVMLVTAAGNTAMQSVMPGIGTKLGIPDFWVSLAYSWSALLWMFSAPYWARMSDRRGRKALMKVGMWGFVSSFLACAVILWFGLSGYLGAVATIMLFALFRSLYGGFGSAAPPAVQAYVAARTDRALRTRVLAVISSSFGLGTVLGPAIAPLLIIPMLGLVSPFVFFAGFGLMVYIALRLRLPDDDPRFAVRGQVVSEPSNSAAAGNRAAHNDDSEIDSDSAEPERLSWTDRRIRPWLVAGLLGGHAQAIILGVIGFLLLDRLGLRATPTEAAGPTGLVLMAGAIATLLSQWGLIPYLQMGPRASTLWGALLGGIGCLMIGMAGELHSITLGYVVASLGFGLFRPGFTAGASLAVSRPEQGQVAGIVASVNGAAFVVGPAFGVWLYNVYAPLSFGLLVALTASVLLLGWRGLQADSVLEGRI; this is encoded by the coding sequence ATGGACGCGCCGCGCAAAACCGAAACGCCCTCGTCGATACTCGCCGGCACCACCGTGCCGCGCGACCGCATGGCGGTGCTGTTTCTGGTGATGCTGGTCACCGCGGCCGGTAACACCGCGATGCAATCGGTGATGCCGGGCATCGGCACCAAGCTGGGCATCCCCGATTTCTGGGTCAGCCTGGCCTATAGCTGGTCGGCGCTGCTGTGGATGTTTTCGGCGCCCTATTGGGCCCGCATGTCGGACCGGCGCGGGCGCAAGGCGCTGATGAAGGTCGGCATGTGGGGCTTTGTCTCCTCATTTCTGGCATGCGCAGTGATCCTCTGGTTCGGGCTCAGCGGCTATCTCGGCGCGGTGGCGACGATCATGCTGTTCGCCCTGTTCCGCAGCCTTTATGGCGGCTTTGGTTCGGCCGCACCGCCAGCGGTACAGGCCTATGTCGCGGCGCGCACCGACCGGGCGCTGCGCACCCGGGTGCTGGCGGTCATCTCCTCCTCTTTCGGTCTCGGCACCGTGCTCGGCCCGGCGATCGCACCGTTGCTGATCATTCCAATGCTGGGGCTGGTCAGTCCGTTCGTGTTCTTCGCCGGTTTCGGGTTGATGGTCTATATCGCCCTGAGGCTGCGCCTGCCCGATGATGATCCACGCTTTGCCGTGCGCGGGCAGGTGGTCAGCGAGCCGAGCAATAGCGCCGCTGCGGGTAATCGTGCGGCGCACAATGACGACAGCGAGATTGACAGCGACAGCGCCGAACCGGAGCGCCTGAGCTGGACCGACAGGCGCATCCGGCCATGGCTGGTGGCCGGGCTGCTGGGCGGCCATGCCCAGGCGATCATCCTTGGCGTTATCGGCTTTTTGCTGCTCGACCGGCTCGGCCTGCGCGCCACCCCGACCGAGGCCGCCGGCCCGACCGGGCTGGTGCTGATGGCCGGGGCAATTGCAACGCTGCTGTCGCAATGGGGACTGATCCCCTATCTGCAAATGGGGCCGCGCGCCTCGACCCTGTGGGGGGCATTGCTCGGCGGCATTGGCTGTCTGATGATCGGCATGGCGGGCGAGTTGCACAGCATCACGCTCGGCTATGTCGTTGCCTCACTGGGCTTCGGCCTGTTCCGCCCCGGTTTCACCGCCGGTGCTTCCCTCGCGGTATCGCGCCCGGAACAGGGGCAGGTGGCGGGCATCGTCGCTTCAGTCAACGGTGCCGCCTTTGTTGTCGGCCCAGCCTTTGGCGTCTGGCTCTACAATGTCTATGCACCGCTGAGCTTCGGCCTGCTGGTCGCGCTCACGGCGTCGGTGCTGCTTCTCGGCTGGCGCGGCCTGCAGGCGGACTCTGTCCTTGAAGGGCGGATATAG
- a CDS encoding ribonuclease T: protein MTMLPAAAHAQSYQCRIDGALPVSPGISRPADQPPRVRPVEGFVLALSWSPEYCKGREDDRRAATQCGALDNRDRAARRIGDFGFVLHGLWPETRGPDYPQWCAPVRPLAPAVVRRNLCIMPSARLINRQWAKHGRCLTDNPQTYFRISRTLFDAVRFPDMDRLSRQNDLSIGSFRNAFAAVNPGLEPDMIRVQTNRRGWLREVRLCLARNYRPRRCPMHLRRSDDGRRLNIWRGY from the coding sequence ATGACCATGCTACCCGCGGCGGCTCATGCCCAATCCTATCAATGCCGTATCGATGGTGCGCTGCCAGTTTCACCGGGGATCAGCAGACCTGCCGACCAACCACCAAGGGTGCGGCCGGTTGAAGGTTTTGTGCTGGCGCTCAGCTGGTCGCCCGAATATTGCAAGGGCCGCGAAGATGATCGCCGCGCGGCGACACAATGCGGTGCGCTCGATAACCGCGATCGTGCCGCCCGACGCATAGGTGATTTCGGGTTCGTACTGCACGGGCTGTGGCCGGAAACACGCGGACCGGACTATCCGCAATGGTGTGCACCGGTGCGACCGCTGGCCCCGGCGGTGGTGCGGCGCAATCTGTGCATCATGCCCTCGGCACGGCTGATCAACCGGCAATGGGCCAAGCATGGCCGCTGTCTGACTGACAATCCGCAGACCTATTTCCGTATTTCGCGCACCCTTTTCGATGCTGTGCGTTTCCCCGATATGGACCGGCTGTCGCGCCAGAATGATCTCAGCATCGGCAGTTTTCGCAACGCTTTTGCCGCCGTCAATCCCGGACTCGAACCGGACATGATCCGGGTGCAGACCAATCGCCGGGGCTGGTTGCGCGAGGTGCGGCTGTGTCTGGCGCGCAACTATCGTCCACGCCGCTGCCCGATGCATTTGCGGCGCAGTGATGATGGTCGGCGGCTGAATATCTGGCGTGGATATTAG
- the nadC gene encoding carboxylating nicotinate-nucleotide diphosphorylase — protein MYFTLKNFDPDSFVRATLEEDMGGPLTGENRGRDVTSESVIPADALFSGVMDARHDCVVAGLALAEAFFRVLDPDVEIETLVEEGAAVAAGSDLMRLKGKGRAMLIAERSALNTVQHLTGIATLTRAYVDRIAGTGATLLDTRKTIPGLRLLEKYATHMGGAENHRMGLWDAAMIKDNHVAVAGGVAEAVRRAREAGVERIICEVDRIDQIEPAIAAGATHLLLDNMPPEVLRGAVTLIGGRVVTEASGGVTLETIRDIAETGVDFISVGRLTQSAPAADIGLDFASV, from the coding sequence ATGTATTTCACCCTCAAAAATTTCGATCCTGACAGCTTCGTTCGCGCCACGCTGGAAGAGGATATGGGCGGACCGTTGACCGGGGAGAACCGCGGTCGCGATGTTACCAGCGAGAGCGTGATCCCCGCCGATGCGCTGTTCAGCGGCGTCATGGACGCGCGCCATGACTGTGTCGTCGCCGGGCTGGCGCTGGCTGAGGCATTTTTTCGTGTGCTTGACCCGGATGTCGAGATAGAGACGCTGGTCGAAGAGGGCGCAGCGGTCGCTGCCGGTAGCGACCTGATGCGCCTCAAAGGCAAGGGCCGTGCGATGCTCATTGCCGAACGCAGCGCCCTCAATACGGTGCAGCATCTTACCGGTATCGCTACGCTGACCCGCGCCTATGTCGACCGGATTGCCGGAACCGGCGCGACTCTGCTCGACACCCGCAAGACCATTCCCGGCCTCAGGCTGCTGGAAAAATATGCCACTCATATGGGCGGGGCCGAAAACCATCGGATGGGGCTGTGGGATGCGGCGATGATCAAGGACAATCATGTCGCGGTCGCCGGTGGCGTTGCCGAGGCGGTGCGCCGTGCGCGCGAGGCCGGGGTCGAGCGGATCATCTGCGAGGTTGACCGGATCGACCAGATCGAACCCGCGATCGCTGCCGGCGCGACCCATTTGCTGCTCGACAATATGCCGCCCGAAGTGTTGCGCGGTGCGGTGACGCTGATCGGAGGTCGGGTGGTCACCGAGGCTTCGGGTGGCGTCACGCTGGAGACGATCCGCGATATTGCCGAGACCGGGGTCGACTTCATCTCTGTCGGGCGGCTGACCCAGTCGGCCCCGGCGGCGGATATCGGGCTGGATTTTGCCAGTGTTTAG
- a CDS encoding DUF6265 family protein, with translation MIAIFHTMRRIALALPLVTPLLLTDALAHGHDNVDIADFGWISGCWDNGKGDREIWSQPEGDMLFGHAVTLKQGKATFFEQLRIDARGAEITYFASPNGAAPVRFALVERGPKSATFINPDHDFPQRIAYWRDGDDLVAVISLANGSQPRIFRKSRCR, from the coding sequence ATGATCGCCATTTTCCACACGATGCGCCGGATCGCGCTTGCGCTGCCTTTGGTGACGCCCTTGCTGCTGACCGATGCGCTAGCCCATGGCCATGACAATGTCGATATCGCCGACTTTGGCTGGATCAGCGGGTGCTGGGACAATGGCAAGGGCGATCGCGAAATCTGGTCACAGCCCGAAGGCGATATGCTGTTCGGCCATGCGGTGACATTGAAGCAGGGCAAGGCGACGTTTTTCGAGCAGTTGCGCATAGACGCGCGCGGTGCCGAGATCACTTATTTCGCATCGCCCAATGGCGCGGCGCCGGTACGCTTCGCGCTGGTCGAACGGGGCCCAAAAAGCGCTACTTTTATCAATCCTGATCATGATTTCCCGCAGCGCATCGCCTATTGGCGCGATGGCGATGATCTGGTGGCAGTGATTTCGCTCGCCAATGGCAGCCAGCCGCGCATCTTCCGCAAATCGCGCTGCCGCTAG
- a CDS encoding serine hydrolase, whose translation MAMPFAVYGWWHGGYGETAARTANMLAVADGAANRSVMEAPIDAADTGPPAPRRLADEIAMLGAAFDGDVGIAIRAVEKGWVVGHDAGRRYPQQSVSKLWVALTTLDQVDSSDIALDEPMTLTRADLTIFHQPIRSRIGNGSYTTDIAELLTLAMTRSDNTANDALFRRAGGQPAVQRFLADNKLDGIAVSPGEKTLQMRIAGMQWDDSFSTGRTFWRTREQIPMRLRARSLGAYLADPLDGATPLAITEALARLQRGELLSPEMTAYLIGLMTQSKTGPKRLRGGLEAGWTLPHKTGTGQDLAKLSTAYNDVGLLVSSSGNHYALAVMIGATNRPIPERQVLMQAVTRAVIRCEEEGWPGC comes from the coding sequence ATGGCCATGCCTTTTGCGGTCTATGGCTGGTGGCATGGCGGCTATGGCGAGACGGCGGCGCGGACCGCCAATATGCTAGCCGTCGCCGATGGCGCCGCCAACCGGTCGGTGATGGAAGCGCCGATTGATGCCGCCGACACAGGCCCACCCGCGCCGCGGCGGCTGGCGGACGAGATTGCCATGCTGGGTGCCGCCTTTGATGGCGATGTCGGCATTGCGATCCGCGCGGTCGAAAAAGGCTGGGTCGTGGGCCATGATGCCGGCCGACGCTATCCGCAGCAGAGCGTCAGCAAGCTTTGGGTGGCGCTGACCACACTCGACCAGGTCGATAGCAGCGATATCGCGCTTGATGAGCCGATGACGCTGACCCGCGCCGACCTTACCATCTTTCATCAGCCGATCCGTAGCCGCATCGGCAATGGCAGCTATACCACCGACATAGCCGAACTGCTGACGCTGGCGATGACGCGCAGCGACAATACCGCCAATGATGCGCTGTTCCGCCGCGCCGGAGGCCAGCCGGCGGTGCAGCGCTTCCTGGCGGACAACAAGCTTGACGGCATCGCCGTCAGCCCGGGTGAAAAGACGCTGCAAATGCGCATTGCCGGGATGCAATGGGATGACAGCTTCTCCACCGGCCGCACCTTCTGGCGCACGCGCGAGCAGATTCCGATGCGGCTGAGAGCGCGCTCGCTCGGCGCCTATCTTGCCGATCCGCTCGATGGCGCGACACCGTTGGCGATCACCGAAGCGCTGGCCCGGCTACAGCGCGGCGAGCTCCTTTCACCCGAAATGACGGCCTATCTTATCGGCCTGATGACGCAATCAAAGACCGGGCCGAAGCGGCTGCGCGGTGGTCTGGAAGCGGGCTGGACCTTGCCGCACAAGACCGGCACCGGACAGGATCTGGCAAAGCTTTCTACCGCCTATAATGATGTCGGCCTGCTGGTTTCATCCAGCGGCAATCATTATGCGCTTGCGGTCATGATTGGTGCCACTAACCGCCCGATCCCCGAGCGCCAGGTGCTGATGCAGGCGGTGACCCGTGCGGTCATACGCTGCGAGGAGGAAGGCTGGCCCGGCTGCTGA
- the nadA gene encoding quinolinate synthase NadA: protein MSAINRESLAGLDLRAEIDRLRKERNAIILAHYYQKPEIQDLADFVGDSLELSRKAAETDADVIAFCGVRFMAETAKILSPDKIVVLPDMDAGCSLEDSCPPDKFRAFREEHPDHIALTYINCSTEVKALSDVIVTSSSAETILQQIPDDQPIIFGPDKHLGGYLARKFGRDMLLWPGVCIVHEKFSETELVKLKAEHPGAPVAAHPECPSYIIDHADHVGSTSSILKFAKETDADTVIIATEPHIIHQMEKAVPEKTFIGAPGADGNCNCNICPYMALNTLEKLYFALRDLEPRIEIEEELRLEAKKSLDRMMEMSGGSVGQGDLGPKDLAHKG, encoded by the coding sequence ATGTCCGCAATCAACCGTGAGAGCCTTGCCGGCCTCGACCTCAGGGCCGAGATTGACCGCCTGCGCAAGGAGCGAAACGCCATCATTCTGGCGCATTATTATCAGAAGCCGGAGATTCAGGATCTCGCCGATTTTGTCGGCGATTCGCTTGAATTGTCGCGCAAGGCGGCGGAGACCGATGCCGATGTCATCGCCTTTTGCGGTGTGCGTTTCATGGCCGAGACCGCGAAAATCCTGTCGCCGGACAAGATCGTGGTGCTGCCCGACATGGACGCCGGCTGCTCGCTCGAGGATAGCTGCCCGCCGGATAAATTCCGTGCGTTTCGTGAAGAGCATCCCGATCATATCGCGCTGACCTATATCAACTGCTCGACCGAGGTGAAGGCGCTCAGCGACGTCATCGTCACCTCGTCCAGCGCCGAGACCATCCTGCAGCAAATTCCCGATGACCAGCCGATTATCTTCGGTCCGGACAAACATCTGGGCGGCTATCTGGCGCGCAAATTCGGTCGCGACATGCTGTTATGGCCGGGCGTGTGCATCGTGCATGAGAAATTCAGCGAAACCGAGCTGGTCAAGCTCAAGGCTGAGCATCCCGGCGCCCCGGTCGCGGCGCACCCCGAATGCCCGTCCTATATCATTGACCATGCCGATCATGTCGGTTCGACCAGCTCGATCCTCAAATTCGCCAAGGAGACCGATGCCGATACGGTGATTATCGCCACCGAGCCGCATATCATCCACCAGATGGAAAAAGCGGTGCCGGAAAAGACATTCATCGGCGCGCCGGGTGCCGACGGCAACTGCAACTGCAATATCTGCCCCTATATGGCGCTCAACACGCTGGAGAAGCTATATTTCGCGCTGCGCGACCTCGAACCACGCATCGAGATCGAGGAGGAGCTGCGGCTGGAAGCGAAGAAATCGCTCGACCGGATGATGGAAATGTCCGGCGGTTCGGTCGGCCAGGGCGATCTGGGGCCGAAGGACCTGGCGCATAAGGGGTGA
- a CDS encoding AMP-binding protein, with amino-acid sequence MYKVALSESYFPAQTDTRYREMTIDAVLREQAERIGDRKALREVLADGTIGREWTYSGLLSDAEKTARALASRHPQGARIAIFAGNCPEWVMLEYGAALAGLTLVTINPSFTPREVKYVLEQSGAEAIYYTPVVRGAELKPIVKAACQDLPAVTNQIDVTDDDALFAGHDVGELRQTEPRSIVQIQYTSGTTGFPKGVLLHQQGLLQSNFDVFHRLGIEAGDGFVCPFPLFHTAGSAVSVLGCLTMGATLILVSAFDPAAIVGVIERERPKVLGGVPTMLIAIIEAARTMGADCSSIKTSVGGGALMAPELIRGGKQVFGAPTLIVYGQTESSPVITQTWASDSENDLTGTIGQPLPHLEVSIRDTGDNSVCAIGAQGEICVRGYSVMQGYNDNPEATAAAIDKDGWLHTGDLGTMDERGYCRITGRVKEMIIRGGENLFPAEIEAAMLEHPMVAEVAVAGVPDDKWGEIVACFMRAAPGEKPSADELKAFIRERLSPQKTPAHWIWVEKWPLTGSGKIQKFALSEAFVRGEYEGCEA; translated from the coding sequence ATGTACAAGGTTGCGCTGAGCGAATCCTATTTTCCTGCACAGACCGATACCCGATATCGCGAGATGACGATCGATGCGGTTCTGCGCGAGCAGGCGGAACGCATCGGCGACCGGAAAGCGCTGCGCGAGGTGCTGGCCGACGGCACGATAGGCCGCGAATGGACCTATTCCGGACTGCTGAGCGATGCCGAGAAAACCGCGCGGGCACTGGCATCGCGCCACCCGCAGGGCGCCCGCATCGCCATTTTTGCCGGCAATTGCCCCGAATGGGTAATGCTGGAATATGGCGCGGCGCTGGCCGGGCTGACGCTGGTGACGATCAACCCTTCCTTCACCCCGCGCGAGGTGAAATATGTGCTCGAGCAATCCGGGGCCGAGGCGATCTATTACACACCCGTGGTGCGCGGTGCCGAGCTGAAGCCGATTGTCAAGGCTGCCTGCCAAGACCTGCCAGCGGTGACCAACCAGATTGATGTGACCGATGACGACGCGCTGTTCGCCGGGCATGACGTCGGCGAACTGCGTCAGACCGAACCGCGTTCGATCGTGCAGATTCAATATACCTCCGGCACCACCGGCTTTCCCAAGGGGGTGTTGCTGCATCAGCAGGGGTTGTTGCAGAGCAATTTCGACGTGTTCCACCGCCTCGGCATCGAAGCGGGCGACGGCTTTGTCTGCCCCTTCCCGCTGTTCCACACCGCCGGCAGCGCGGTCAGCGTTTTGGGCTGTCTGACCATGGGGGCAACGCTGATCCTGGTCTCCGCCTTCGACCCCGCTGCGATTGTCGGCGTGATCGAACGTGAGCGGCCCAAAGTGCTGGGCGGGGTGCCAACCATGCTGATCGCGATCATAGAGGCGGCGCGGACCATGGGCGCCGATTGCAGCTCGATCAAGACCAGTGTCGGCGGCGGCGCGCTGATGGCACCCGAACTGATCCGCGGCGGCAAACAGGTATTCGGCGCGCCGACGCTGATCGTCTATGGCCAGACCGAATCTTCGCCGGTGATCACCCAGACCTGGGCCAGCGACAGCGAAAACGACCTGACCGGGACCATCGGCCAGCCACTGCCGCATCTTGAAGTGTCGATCCGAGATACCGGCGACAACAGTGTCTGCGCGATCGGTGCGCAGGGGGAAATCTGTGTGCGCGGCTATAGCGTGATGCAGGGCTATAACGACAATCCCGAAGCCACGGCGGCAGCGATCGACAAGGATGGCTGGCTGCACACCGGCGATCTCGGCACCATGGACGAACGCGGCTATTGCCGGATTACCGGGCGGGTGAAGGAAATGATCATTCGCGGCGGCGAAAATCTGTTCCCGGCAGAGATCGAAGCGGCAATGCTCGAGCATCCGATGGTCGCCGAAGTCGCGGTCGCCGGGGTGCCCGACGACAAATGGGGCGAGATTGTCGCCTGCTTCATGCGCGCTGCCCCCGGAGAAAAACCGAGTGCCGATGAACTGAAAGCCTTTATCCGCGAGCGCCTGTCACCGCAGAAAACCCCGGCGCACTGGATCTGGGTCGAGAAATGGCCGCTTACCGGCTCGGGCAAGATCCAGAAATTCGCGCTGAGCGAGGCCTTTGTGCGTGGGGAATATGAAGGGTGTGAGGCGTAG
- a CDS encoding galactose oxidase has translation MGPYRVMRLSSLALLLGLALTSCDKAGHEDIGAEPFVLPEAISNNAAALAAGKDGVTLYSFNGLAAGKSWADARNIAFACPIQRRRCRAIADVPGPEGRLASVAVTLGEDIYIFGGYSVAEDGSEKSLPYVHRFDPMTESYTRLANMPVPVDDSVALPYMDRYIYLVSGWHDIGNVSLVQVYDSQTDSWFGASDYPGAPVFGHAGGIVGNSLVIADGVLVRDEPDSPKYGPSDEVWRGDIDPDNPAIIRWRRVKAHPGKPLYRMAAAGNATLEQVIFAGGSDNPYNYDGIGYDDIPSEPSSALFGYDVNTDQWTQFAPLSKASMDHRALIFDHENAYIMGGMRRGQETHADITQLGLKELSAAEE, from the coding sequence ATGGGTCCTTATCGTGTGATGCGGCTATCATCGCTTGCCCTGCTTCTGGGCCTGGCGCTTACGTCCTGTGATAAAGCTGGTCATGAGGATATCGGTGCGGAACCCTTTGTCCTGCCTGAAGCCATAAGCAATAATGCGGCCGCCCTGGCAGCGGGTAAAGACGGTGTGACGCTCTACAGCTTTAATGGCCTGGCTGCCGGCAAGAGCTGGGCCGATGCGCGCAACATCGCCTTTGCCTGCCCGATCCAGCGCCGCCGTTGCAGAGCCATTGCCGATGTTCCAGGTCCAGAAGGGCGTTTGGCCAGCGTCGCGGTAACGCTGGGCGAAGATATCTATATCTTTGGTGGCTATAGTGTCGCTGAAGATGGCAGCGAAAAATCGCTGCCCTATGTCCATCGCTTCGATCCGATGACCGAAAGCTATACCAGGCTTGCCAATATGCCGGTGCCGGTCGATGACAGCGTCGCACTGCCCTATATGGATCGCTATATCTATCTCGTCTCCGGCTGGCACGATATCGGTAATGTCTCGCTTGTGCAGGTCTATGATAGCCAGACCGACAGCTGGTTCGGCGCGAGCGACTATCCGGGCGCACCGGTCTTTGGTCACGCCGGCGGCATTGTCGGCAACAGCCTTGTCATCGCCGATGGTGTGCTGGTGCGCGATGAACCGGACAGCCCCAAATATGGGCCGTCAGATGAGGTCTGGCGCGGGGATATTGATCCGGATAACCCGGCAATAATTCGCTGGCGGCGGGTTAAGGCACATCCGGGCAAACCGCTTTATCGCATGGCCGCAGCGGGTAATGCGACATTGGAACAAGTGATTTTCGCAGGCGGCAGCGACAACCCCTATAATTATGATGGCATCGGCTATGACGATATTCCCTCAGAGCCATCATCTGCCCTATTTGGCTATGATGTAAACACCGATCAGTGGACGCAATTTGCACCACTCTCCAAAGCCAGCATGGACCATCGTGCCCTGATTTTTGATCATGAAAATGCCTATATCATGGGCGGTATGCGGCGGGGACAAGAGACACATGCCGATATAACGCAGCTTGGCCTGAAAGAACTGTCAGCGGCGGAAGAATGA